One window of Magallana gigas chromosome 2, xbMagGiga1.1, whole genome shotgun sequence genomic DNA carries:
- the LOC117686550 gene encoding uncharacterized protein isoform X2: MKSVVPVLLILATSEAIYGRCPFSPSVFGKWAVSDAYGNDMNTEITINYYYVMVRSPGVERVFFCKEMDYYETVLLITPEKDEILCLQFPFVDENPMLVVRLSPTMINHWRFFEPTRNPYRSPTIGNTCNRYSDGDAVFLNRMY; encoded by the exons ATGAAATCCGTAGTACCCGTTCTTTTAATTCTTGCCACTTCCGAAGCCATTTATG GAAGGTGTCCGTTCTCGCCGTCTGTGTTCGGGAAGTGGGCGGTATCAGACGCTTACGGTAATGACATGAACACCGAGATTACTATTAACTATTACTATGTGATGGTGCGATCCCCAGGAGTGGAACGAGTTTTCTTCTGTAAAGAAATGGACTATTATGAGACAGTGTTGCTTAT TACTCCAGAAAAGGATGAAATTTTGTGCCTACAGTTCCCGTTTGTTGATGAGAATCCCATGCTCGTTGTCAGATTGAGTC CTACAATGATCAACCACTGGAGGTTTTTTGAGCCGACCCGGAACCCGTACCGTTCCCCCACCATCGGAAACACCTGTAACCGATACAGTGACGGCGACGCAGTGTTTCTCAACAGAATGTACTAA
- the LOC117686550 gene encoding uncharacterized protein isoform X1, whose protein sequence is MKSVVPVLLILATSEAIYGELISKEKATPRRCPFSPSVFGKWAVSDAYGNDMNTEITINYYYVMVRSPGVERVFFCKEMDYYETVLLITPEKDEILCLQFPFVDENPMLVVRLSPTMINHWRFFEPTRNPYRSPTIGNTCNRYSDGDAVFLNRMY, encoded by the exons ATGAAATCCGTAGTACCCGTTCTTTTAATTCTTGCCACTTCCGAAGCCATTTATGGTGAGTTGATATCCAAAGAAAAGGCAACACCGC GAAGGTGTCCGTTCTCGCCGTCTGTGTTCGGGAAGTGGGCGGTATCAGACGCTTACGGTAATGACATGAACACCGAGATTACTATTAACTATTACTATGTGATGGTGCGATCCCCAGGAGTGGAACGAGTTTTCTTCTGTAAAGAAATGGACTATTATGAGACAGTGTTGCTTAT TACTCCAGAAAAGGATGAAATTTTGTGCCTACAGTTCCCGTTTGTTGATGAGAATCCCATGCTCGTTGTCAGATTGAGTC CTACAATGATCAACCACTGGAGGTTTTTTGAGCCGACCCGGAACCCGTACCGTTCCCCCACCATCGGAAACACCTGTAACCGATACAGTGACGGCGACGCAGTGTTTCTCAACAGAATGTACTAA